In Methylobacterium aquaticum, the following are encoded in one genomic region:
- a CDS encoding chemotaxis protein CheA, whose translation MMPVEIDPSEVRRPRGDPREGLRAYLPARLGRPAMLAALGLVGAGGFAGLAAAAYPTISDMLRPRPPQVHFGRVAEMPEIKDGVPALRATPVRQVPLPQAPGNPGPVLQAAATSEAVPPLAPPVAPAALLDPKPGVLTQGAPARGFSMQGTPVQGSPVQGNPVRNSESPASDVAATGTAAGFQPVPAVPKARETPRPVAAPREAVTPREAPAPRAVAASRGPVPLPPARERTTEPKATPRPAPTREAKAEVRPAPVRHAAEKSVAEKRPPEKPVAEKPVARREKNETHQRSAAVQPAAAPAAEEPTRFLGVPMPDLAPAGRAIRETVDAVISLPSRL comes from the coding sequence ATGATGCCAGTGGAGATCGATCCGTCCGAGGTGCGCCGGCCGCGCGGGGACCCGCGCGAGGGTCTCCGTGCGTACCTCCCCGCGCGCCTCGGCCGCCCGGCGATGCTGGCGGCCTTGGGGCTGGTCGGTGCCGGCGGCTTTGCCGGGCTCGCCGCGGCGGCCTATCCGACGATCAGCGACATGCTGCGGCCGCGCCCGCCGCAGGTGCATTTCGGCCGCGTCGCCGAGATGCCGGAGATCAAGGACGGGGTCCCGGCCCTGCGCGCCACGCCGGTGCGTCAGGTGCCGCTGCCCCAGGCGCCGGGGAACCCCGGCCCGGTCCTGCAAGCCGCCGCGACGTCCGAGGCGGTCCCGCCCCTGGCGCCGCCGGTCGCCCCTGCCGCCCTCCTCGATCCGAAGCCGGGCGTGCTGACGCAGGGCGCCCCGGCGCGGGGGTTCTCGATGCAGGGCACTCCGGTTCAAGGCTCTCCCGTCCAAGGCAATCCGGTGCGGAATTCCGAGTCGCCGGCCTCCGACGTGGCCGCGACCGGCACCGCCGCCGGGTTCCAGCCCGTTCCCGCCGTCCCGAAGGCGCGGGAGACGCCGCGCCCGGTCGCCGCGCCCCGCGAGGCCGTCACGCCGCGCGAGGCCCCTGCGCCCCGCGCCGTCGCGGCGTCGCGAGGGCCCGTGCCGCTGCCGCCGGCCCGCGAAAGGACCACCGAGCCGAAGGCTACGCCGCGGCCCGCGCCGACCCGGGAGGCGAAGGCCGAGGTTAGGCCCGCACCGGTCAGGCACGCGGCCGAAAAATCCGTCGCCGAGAAGCGCCCGCCGGAGAAGCCGGTCGCGGAGAAGCCGGTCGCCCGGCGCGAGAAGAACGAGACGCACCAGCGCAGCGCCGCCGTCCAGCCCGCCGCGGCGCCCGCGGCGGAGGAGCCGACCCGCTTCCTCGGCGTGCCGATGCCCGACCTCGCCCCGGCCGGCCGCGCCATCCGGGAGACGGTCGACGCGGTGATCTCGCTGCCGAGCCGGCTGTGA
- a CDS encoding SGNH/GDSL hydrolase family protein: MQTRTTIELGLAAALLAAGLAAFLAIRHKPGGGQGVAAFREARAFAVSGELKQVDGPYGLLIGDSQMERLHLPALCGHPAINAAIAGTRISGLRAVAGWLDLPRPPEEIVVTIGTNDLTRRQRSGDPDAATAQFRAEARALFAELVPRARRVVVTAVPPFDAGRPGVAKFYDVEAAPAYSAILSEECARAGCRFVDAYADLRDPAASSRSPDGVHLGLDPATRDRIAARIEAAACPERPR, translated from the coding sequence GTGCAGACGAGAACGACAATCGAACTGGGCCTGGCCGCGGCCCTCCTTGCGGCCGGGCTCGCGGCCTTCCTGGCGATCCGGCACAAGCCGGGAGGCGGGCAGGGCGTGGCGGCCTTCCGCGAGGCCCGCGCCTTCGCGGTCTCCGGCGAACTCAAGCAGGTCGACGGTCCCTACGGCCTCCTGATCGGCGATTCGCAGATGGAGCGGCTCCATCTGCCGGCCCTGTGCGGTCATCCGGCGATCAACGCCGCCATCGCGGGAACGCGGATCTCCGGCCTGCGCGCGGTGGCGGGCTGGCTCGACCTGCCGCGGCCACCGGAGGAGATCGTGGTGACCATCGGCACCAACGACCTCACCCGGCGCCAGCGCTCCGGCGATCCCGATGCGGCCACGGCGCAGTTCCGGGCGGAGGCCCGCGCCCTGTTCGCCGAGCTGGTGCCCCGGGCCCGGCGCGTCGTCGTCACCGCGGTGCCGCCCTTCGATGCCGGCCGGCCCGGCGTGGCGAAGTTCTACGACGTCGAGGCCGCGCCGGCCTATTCGGCGATCCTGTCGGAGGAATGCGCCCGGGCCGGCTGCCGCTTCGTCGATGCCTATGCGGATCTGCGCGACCCGGCCGCCTCGAGCCGCTCGCCCGACGGGGTCCATCTCGGCCTCGACCCTGCGACGCGGGACCGCATCGCCGCCCGCATCGAGGCGGCGGCCTGTCCGGAGCGCCCGCGCTGA
- a CDS encoding PAS domain-containing sensor histidine kinase translates to MTARTAHPIAGIPVDRPDDALGRALPESEPGMSGLPSRLILDALPQKIWMLDRDGVVRFANRAAREIGTSLGEPDAWDSVIHPKDRTRAAAARSSAIRSGQPYDLTIRLRDTSGRWHWHQTDVVPIREGASITGWMMTAADVDDVVADNQALEATTNLLLLTHKAAGVGLWDWNMRTGALSLSAEGARLHGLSAQACIITSSAWTGLVHADDRAMLWDAVTKAVTTRTPFSVDVRVTAEHGVVRWIQSLGRVLDDAHGLSGRIVGLTLDITARKRAEQALSHAKDGAEQASRAKSDFLAMMSHEIRNPLNAVLGYTEHMLSRSREPETLRHLAAVQEAGEILMRVVDDVLDVAQIEAGQVALDPEPFLLADLLAGTAEVARGAASRKGVAVEVLRDPATPALVLGDVGRLRQVLLNLLTNAVKFTPAGRVALAVSPDVARGGEGRLLFTVSDTGIGMSAAQQERLFVPFGQGDESIRRRFGGSGLGLVICRHLVELMGGQIGVASEPGRGTRIWFSVTLPAA, encoded by the coding sequence ATGACGGCGCGGACCGCGCATCCGATCGCGGGCATCCCGGTGGACAGACCGGACGATGCCCTCGGCCGTGCGCTGCCGGAGAGCGAGCCGGGGATGAGCGGGCTGCCGTCGCGCCTGATCCTCGATGCGTTGCCGCAGAAAATCTGGATGCTCGACCGCGACGGGGTGGTCCGCTTCGCCAACCGGGCCGCGCGGGAGATCGGTACCAGCCTCGGCGAGCCCGACGCCTGGGACAGCGTGATCCACCCGAAGGACCGCACCCGGGCGGCGGCGGCGCGCAGCTCCGCGATCCGGTCGGGCCAGCCCTACGACCTGACGATCCGCCTGCGCGACACCAGCGGGCGCTGGCACTGGCACCAGACCGACGTGGTGCCGATCCGCGAGGGCGCAAGCATCACCGGCTGGATGATGACAGCCGCCGACGTCGACGACGTCGTGGCCGACAACCAGGCGCTCGAGGCCACCACCAACCTGCTGCTCCTGACCCACAAGGCCGCCGGCGTCGGCCTGTGGGACTGGAACATGCGCACCGGCGCGCTCTCGCTCTCGGCGGAGGGCGCGCGCCTGCACGGCCTCTCGGCCCAGGCCTGCATCATCACCTCCTCGGCCTGGACCGGCCTCGTCCATGCCGACGACCGCGCCATGCTGTGGGATGCGGTGACCAAGGCCGTCACCACCCGCACCCCGTTCTCGGTCGACGTGCGGGTCACCGCTGAGCACGGCGTCGTCCGGTGGATCCAGAGCCTCGGGCGCGTCCTCGACGACGCGCACGGCCTGAGCGGGCGCATCGTCGGCCTGACCCTCGACATCACCGCCCGCAAGCGCGCCGAGCAGGCCCTGTCCCACGCCAAGGACGGGGCCGAGCAGGCCAGCCGCGCCAAGTCGGACTTCCTGGCGATGATGAGCCACGAGATCCGCAATCCCCTCAACGCGGTCCTGGGCTATACCGAGCACATGCTGAGCCGCTCGCGCGAGCCCGAGACCCTGCGCCACCTCGCCGCCGTCCAGGAAGCCGGCGAGATCCTGATGCGGGTCGTCGACGACGTGCTCGACGTGGCGCAGATCGAGGCGGGCCAGGTCGCCCTCGATCCCGAGCCCTTCCTGCTCGCCGACCTTCTGGCCGGCACCGCCGAGGTCGCCCGGGGGGCGGCCTCCCGCAAGGGAGTGGCGGTGGAGGTCCTGCGCGATCCCGCCACCCCCGCCCTGGTGCTGGGCGACGTCGGGCGCCTGCGCCAGGTCCTGCTCAACCTCCTCACCAACGCGGTCAAGTTCACGCCGGCCGGGCGGGTCGCCCTGGCGGTGAGCCCGGACGTCGCCCGCGGCGGCGAGGGCCGGCTGCTGTTCACGGTGAGCGATACCGGCATCGGCATGTCGGCGGCGCAGCAGGAGCGGCTGTTCGTGCCCTTCGGCCAGGGCGACGAATCGATCCGGCGGCGCTTCGGCGGCAGCGGGCTCGGCCTCGTGATCTGCCGCCACCTCGTCGAGCTGATGGGCGGC
- a CDS encoding GNAT family N-acetyltransferase, producing MVPFLTRGPAGDGRDVPPGIPLARLLGRAAEGGIHLKGLAQPSRLFPRLRHFETPGLDPVLGRIGSLEVRLATTPKEVKRAQRLRYRVFYEEMAAVPTGLAMLKRRDVDEYDAVCDHLLVIDHAAQEAKPFRKPKPRVVGTYRLLRQDQADRHFGFYTAGEYDLGPVLEANAGKRVLELGRSCVLKPYRTKRTVELLWHGIWAYVLHHRIDAMLGCASLEGTDPDRLALPLSFLHHFARAPEGWRARALPGRHVAMDRLSREAIDPKAALQALPPLIKGYLRVGATFGDGAVVDHQFGTTDVFVVLPVEAIAKRYIGHFGAEAGRHAA from the coding sequence ATGGTTCCGTTCCTCACCCGCGGCCCGGCCGGCGACGGCCGCGACGTTCCGCCCGGCATCCCCCTCGCGCGCCTGCTCGGCCGTGCCGCCGAGGGCGGCATCCATCTCAAGGGGCTGGCCCAGCCCTCGCGGCTCTTCCCGCGGCTGAGGCATTTCGAGACGCCCGGCCTTGATCCGGTGCTCGGCCGCATCGGCTCGCTCGAGGTGCGCCTCGCGACGACGCCCAAGGAGGTCAAGCGGGCCCAGCGCCTGCGCTACCGCGTGTTCTACGAGGAGATGGCGGCAGTCCCGACCGGTCTGGCCATGCTCAAGCGCCGCGACGTCGACGAGTACGACGCGGTCTGCGACCACCTCCTGGTGATCGACCACGCCGCGCAGGAAGCAAAGCCCTTCCGCAAGCCCAAGCCCCGGGTCGTCGGCACCTACCGCCTCCTGCGCCAGGACCAGGCCGACCGGCATTTCGGCTTCTACACCGCCGGCGAATACGATCTCGGCCCGGTGCTGGAGGCCAATGCGGGCAAAAGGGTGCTGGAGCTCGGCCGCTCCTGCGTGCTCAAGCCCTACCGCACCAAGCGCACCGTCGAGCTTCTGTGGCACGGCATCTGGGCTTATGTGCTGCATCACCGCATCGACGCGATGCTGGGCTGCGCCAGCCTGGAGGGCACCGATCCCGATCGCCTGGCCCTGCCCCTGAGCTTCCTGCACCACTTCGCCCGCGCCCCCGAGGGCTGGCGCGCCCGCGCGCTGCCGGGCCGCCACGTCGCCATGGACCGCCTCAGCCGCGAGGCGATCGACCCGAAGGCCGCGCTCCAGGCCCTGCCGCCGCTGATCAAGGGCTATCTGCGGGTCGGCGCCACCTTCGGCGACGGCGCGGTGGTCGATCACCAGTTCGGCACGACCGACGTGTTCGTGGTGCTGCCCGTCGAGGCGATCGCCAAGCGCTATATCGGGCATTTCGGCGCGGAGGCGGGGCGGCACGCGGCGTGA
- a CDS encoding calcineurin-like phosphoesterase C-terminal domain-containing protein → MTERTTLTRRETVAGAAALALAPLAALAARAQTAPPGGQVTGLVYEDRGAKGRRGQDDPGLPDVLVSNGREVVRTDAQGRYTLPVGDEAVIFVVKPTGFSLPAGPDGLPHFSYLHRPAGTPPDLALRYPGIAPTGPLPSSVDFGLVRSPESGDFDVVLFTDPQPESHAELTFVRDTAIARVLGLRGEPNKVAFGMTTGDVLFDDLSLYPRQNRLIAQVGVPWFHVGGNHDLNFEAPDARYSRETFTRTFGAPYYALEQGGVLFLMLDNVHYLGAATATTGRGGRYEGRFGERQLAFVENLLAHIPKDRLVVVAMHIPLASDLGPDDPGIGTADRAQLLRLLAGRPSFSVAGHTHTTEHQYLGPDGRPGAPGGDAHHHHVLTAVSGSWWSGPPDRRGIATADSRDGTPHGFHVLGITGGRHYTTRYVPASDDAGRQMRIVLESQFHADDLARLPDTRLYELLGATIPAESAGSTNVVVNLFDGGPRSRVSFRVGDRPPVAMTRVRRPDPFVAALYARNAASKKPWVKAEPCSHLWVARLPRDLAAGTHRLTVEVTDEYGRPHRDALVLEVLGGAARAG, encoded by the coding sequence ATGACCGAGCGGACGACCCTGACGCGGCGCGAGACGGTTGCCGGGGCCGCGGCGCTCGCCCTCGCGCCCCTCGCGGCCCTCGCGGCGCGGGCGCAGACTGCTCCGCCCGGAGGGCAGGTCACCGGCCTCGTCTACGAGGATCGCGGGGCCAAGGGCCGGCGCGGGCAGGACGATCCGGGCCTGCCCGACGTGCTGGTCTCGAACGGCCGCGAGGTCGTCCGCACCGACGCGCAGGGGCGCTACACCCTGCCGGTCGGCGACGAGGCGGTGATCTTCGTCGTCAAGCCGACGGGGTTTTCCCTGCCGGCCGGGCCCGACGGGCTGCCGCATTTCTCCTACCTGCACCGGCCGGCCGGCACCCCGCCGGACCTCGCCCTGCGCTATCCCGGCATCGCGCCGACCGGACCACTGCCGTCATCCGTCGATTTCGGCCTGGTGCGCAGCCCGGAGAGCGGTGACTTCGACGTGGTGCTGTTCACCGACCCGCAGCCGGAGAGCCACGCCGAACTCACCTTCGTGCGCGACACCGCCATCGCCCGGGTGCTCGGCCTGCGGGGCGAGCCCAACAAGGTGGCCTTCGGGATGACTACCGGCGACGTGCTGTTCGACGACCTCTCGCTCTATCCGCGCCAGAACCGGCTCATCGCGCAGGTGGGCGTGCCGTGGTTCCATGTCGGCGGCAACCACGACCTCAACTTCGAGGCGCCGGACGCCCGCTATTCGCGCGAGACCTTCACCCGCACCTTCGGGGCGCCGTACTACGCGCTGGAACAGGGCGGCGTGCTGTTCCTGATGCTCGACAACGTCCATTATCTCGGGGCCGCCACGGCGACGACGGGACGGGGCGGGCGCTACGAGGGCCGGTTCGGCGAGCGCCAGCTCGCCTTCGTGGAGAATCTGCTGGCGCATATTCCGAAGGACCGCCTGGTGGTGGTGGCGATGCACATCCCGCTCGCCAGCGATCTCGGCCCCGACGATCCCGGCATTGGCACCGCCGACCGGGCGCAGCTGCTGCGGCTGCTCGCCGGGCGGCCGTCCTTCAGCGTCGCGGGCCACACCCACACCACCGAGCACCAATACCTCGGGCCCGACGGCCGGCCCGGCGCCCCGGGCGGGGACGCGCACCACCACCACGTCCTCACCGCGGTCTCTGGCTCGTGGTGGAGCGGCCCGCCGGACCGGCGCGGCATCGCCACCGCCGACAGCCGCGACGGCACGCCGCACGGCTTTCACGTGCTCGGCATCACGGGCGGGCGGCATTACACCACCCGCTACGTTCCGGCGAGCGACGATGCGGGCCGCCAGATGCGGATCGTGCTGGAGAGCCAGTTCCACGCCGACGACCTCGCCCGCCTGCCCGATACGCGGCTCTACGAATTGCTCGGCGCCACGATCCCGGCCGAGAGCGCCGGTTCGACGAACGTGGTGGTCAACCTGTTCGATGGCGGGCCGCGCAGCCGGGTGTCGTTCCGCGTCGGCGATCGTCCACCCGTCGCCATGACGCGGGTGCGCCGGCCGGACCCGTTCGTCGCCGCGCTCTACGCCCGCAACGCCGCGAGCAAGAAACCCTGGGTGAAGGCGGAGCCCTGCTCGCATCTCTGGGTCGCGCGGCTGCCGCGCGACCTCGCGGCCGGCACCCACCGCCTCACCGTCGAGGTGACCGACGAGTACGGCCGCCCGCACCGCGACGCGCTGGTGCTCGAAGTGCTGGGCGGGGCGGCGAGGGCGGGTTAG